A region of the Roseiflexus sp. RS-1 genome:
GGCGTCGCCTCGCAGAGCCGAGGGCTTATGGTCTTTGAATAAATAATCCGGTATAGCCCGCGCCGGCGGGCTTTGCCCTGGTTAGCCGAGGGCTTATGGTCTTTGAATAAATAATTCGGTATAGCCCGCGCCGGCGGGCTTCGCCTTGGCTAGCCGAGGGCTTATGGTCTTTGAAGAAATAATCCGGTATAGCCCGCGCAGGCGGGCTTTGCCCTGGATAGCCGAGGGCTTCAGCCCCACGGCTAGCGCAGTATAGCGGATTTAATTTTCAATCTCCATGAGCCCCACGGCGTGCCGTCGCCCTGAAGGGCTCGACGAGCAGGGCAAAGGCCGCTGACGCGGCCTGCTGGCAAGCCCGCGCAGGCGGGCTTCCCGCCTGCCAGCCGCGACTTCAGTCGCCAGGCGGCGAGCGAAAACACCCTGTCGCACAAGGTTCGTCGTTCCGACACCGAAACAGTCATGCGACCCGGTGTGCTCAGAGCCTATCCGAAAAACTGTAACCTTTTCGCCTGTGGCGTGATCGCCGTGCGTGCCGCCGGGTTATTCGGATAGGCTCTAAGTACTCAATCTCCATCAGCCCGCAGTCTCCGCATGCGGGCGGGGACGCCCGCGCACCCAGGATGCACGGGGTTCACTCATCCTGCCCATCGCGATACATGCTCAATCTTCATCAGCCGCACGACATTTCGGTCTCCTTTCCACCACCCAGGGTAGTTCGTCATCACCGCGTGACCGATCAGCAACGGACGGCATGCGCAGGCGTGTCGTAGCACGCACAGGCGGCGGTTTCTGTATGATCCATGCGGGCATGCTGGTGAATGGTATAATAGAAAAAATGTTCCATTTTTGTGGAATGTTGCATTCCATGGTGACAGCCGCCTGATGAGTGATTATAATGGACCTGTCACGACAGAAAGAGCAGTTCAGCATCGCCTGGGTGCGCGCTGTTGTCAGCGTCGCCGGGTATGCTGTCTACCAGCCGGAAGTCGATGACGACAGCGTTGACCTGGGGATCGCAGTGCGCGGCGGCAGGGGAACGGTGCGTTCGCCGCGGCTGGAGGTGCAACTCAAATGCACCGCTGAGCCGATATGGCAGTCCGATCCGATGCGGTTTACCCTCAAAAAGAAGAACTATGACGATCTGCGCGGCGATGATCTGCTGGTTCCACGCATGCTGATCGTTGTTTGCGTACCTGAAGATGTCGATCGGTGGATCGATCAGAACGAGGAGCGCATGATACTCCAGCGGTGCGGATACTTTCTGTCACTGCGCACCTTTCCCGCCCGAAGCGACGGCAAGGCTTCGGTGACGGTGCCGATACCCCGTCGTCAGCAGTTCACCGTCGCGGCGCTGAGAGATATCATGTGTGAGATTGGACAGGGTCGACGACCATGACGTCAACTATTCGCAACAGCGCGGTATTACGCGCTGTTCGTCCTCAGGATGTGGCGGTTTATCTGCAGGCGCGACGCTGGCGTGAGCAGGAACGTCGTGAAGGTGAGTATGCCATCTGGCAGCGCACCGCCGATGATGAGCCGGTTGAGATTCTCCTCCCGCTGAATACGGCATACCGCGATTATGCTGCGCGTATCGCCGGGGTGTTGCAGACGCTGGAAGCGGTCGAGCAGCGGTCGCAACTCGACATTCTTGCCGACATTCAGACGGTTGGCTGTGATGCGATCCATATGTCGGCGGAGGGGGAGGCGCTGGCAGGCGGCGCCATTTCGCTGCACGGCGGGACGCTGTTTATCGCCGGTGTGCAGAATCTTATGCTGGCGGCGGCGTGCAGCGCTGTGCAGCCGCGTCCGGTCTTCTATGATCCTGTGCCAGAAGCGGCGATGGCGTATGTGCAGCAGGTGCGGATCAGCATGGGGCGCGGCAGTTTTATGGTTTCCATCAAGGCGCCCGTTGATCTGGAAGCGACACAGACGCATATTGGGAAGCGAAAGACGTCGTTCGCCCGTCGGACAACGCTGATCCTCATGCAGTCGCTGAGTGTCGTTCGTGACGCTCTTGATCGCTCCGAGTCCGGTCATGCCATCGAGACCCTGCTGGAGGTGGCGCCTGGCGGCATCAGCGCCAATCTGTGCGATGCGCTCGTCGATCTGTACAGGGGGAGCCAGGCGGATCAGATTCGCTTCAGCGTTACCTGGTCGCCGTTGCGACGCGTCCCGCATGATGCTGTGTCGGATGTGACGATCCCGGCGGGCGTTGTTCCGCTCTTGCAGGAAGCGAGCCGCATCCTGCGTGAGACGACGCCGCGTGAAGGTTTTATCTTGCAAGGGTTCGTCGTTGATCTGGAACCAGAGTCGGATCATCGGCAGGGACGGGCGATCATCGAAGGACTCATCGATGGTGATTTGCACAAGGTGGAATGCGATCTCGCAGGAATGCATTACCTCCGCGCCCGTCGCGCCTTTGATCGGCGTCAGGTTATCCGCTGCACCGGCGATCTGGTGCAATCCGGTGAGCGATATATTCTGCGCAATCCTCGCAATGTGACCCTCCTCGACGAAGAGTCTTGAGCAGGGTGGGGCGCTCCCCACCCGCTCGTTCTGTGCTGGTTGCAACAGGTTAACGATGAACGATCATCTGCTCCCCCACTCCCTTGGCAGTGCGCTGAAGCCCTACGTGAAACTGGCGGCGCTGCTTGAAGGGGTCGTTGCGACGCCCGAACAGATTGCGGATCGTCTGATGCGGGTGAGTCCGCCGCTCACGCCTCACCTTGCCGCGCCGCCCGATCCGCAGGCGCTGGTGCGTGATCTGCTCCATCTACGCCTGATCGAACCGCTGGAAAACGGGATGTACCGCTGCTGGGGACATCTCGCAGGGGCGATTGAGGTGCAGGCGCTGCGCTATGTGGCGCTGACGCTGCTCGTGCCGCTGCCCGATGGCACGTATGACC
Encoded here:
- a CDS encoding DUF4365 domain-containing protein; amino-acid sequence: MDLSRQKEQFSIAWVRAVVSVAGYAVYQPEVDDDSVDLGIAVRGGRGTVRSPRLEVQLKCTAEPIWQSDPMRFTLKKKNYDDLRGDDLLVPRMLIVVCVPEDVDRWIDQNEERMILQRCGYFLSLRTFPARSDGKASVTVPIPRRQQFTVAALRDIMCEIGQGRRP